Below is a genomic region from Balaenoptera ricei isolate mBalRic1 chromosome 3, mBalRic1.hap2, whole genome shotgun sequence.
ACCTCAACAGTGAGACAGCTGTAGGTGGCCCTCTGTCCTGTCCCACCACTTCCAGAAACCAGATGAGGTGGaagtttccagttttattttaaaacttccagGAGTCAGGAGTGCCCGCCCAGCTGGAGCCCCCCAGGTCCTGAGGCCAGCACTGACTCTCAGGGAGGTGACAGGGCGGTGGGGCAGTCCCAGCAGTAGAAGGGAGGTGCCAGGGCCCCCAGGGCTGGGCACTCTGGCAAGCCGGGGCTCAGGCCTcatcgtcctcctcctcctcactgtcTTCGGCTGCCcacttctccttctccccctgcCACAGCTCTGAGGAGGAGGGTGGGTCAAGGCCAGCCCTGGAGAGCCTGTGCTCCCTCCCTTCTCACCTCTCCCCCATATAGGTCCTCTTCTTCCTATCCTTCCTGGGAAGTCAGGCTGGGGCCAGAGTTCAAAATCTGGTCCCACACTGCTGTCACCAGAACCCTGAGGTTCAAGCCTCCAGGGTATGGAAGTCCCACGAGTTGCTGGCAGCCACTCCTCGGGGCCTGGCTTTACTTCCTGCATCTTGCTCCCTTCCAGCTCAGGCTTCAATCCCGCCCCCGTTCTGGAGCACCGGAGGCAaccccccgccccttccccgcAGGCTGAACACCTCTGGAAACAGGGGACTCTTCCGATCGTGCTCCTCCCCTGCGTAGTACCCCCACCGCTCCCCACAGCTCCCCTCAGCTCTCTGGATGAAGATCCTGTTCTCCTAGTAGCCCACAAGGCCCCATCTTGAACCTCTCCACCTCCTCTTCTCAGGACCACACTCAGCAtctgtctcctcttcctcctggggAACATAGACATCCTGTGAGCAAGAACCCAAGGACCAGGTCCCCAGCCCCACCCGACCGTTTCACTCCTTATCTCCTCCATCTTCCAAGTCATCAGAGTTGTCCTCTATCTGCGGCCAGCAAGACACCAGTCATCCCCTGGGTGGAGTCCCCAGGCCTCACACCCCTCACTCACCAGCCTCCTATCTTCCCCTTGCCCCCCTTACCATCCTCCCCCTAGTCCTCCTCGGAATCTTCGTCCCCCAGCATGTTGGCCTCAGTCTCAGAGTTGAGCAGGGTCCCCATCATCGAAGCCATCCAGGTAGCCAAGCTCTGGTAACGACTCAAAATCCTGCTCCCGTTAGCGCAGCTGCTGTGACTCCTCGAAGTTGAACAGCTCCAAGTTCTGAAGGCCCTTCAGCTTCTCCTGGGAAGGGTAACAGGGAGATCTGGGCACCCTTTGGACGTGTCCCACCTGGCCCCAGGAGCCGGCCTGCCCGCCTGCCTGCCCCATTGCCCTCAGCCTCAGAGTTGAGCAGGGTCCCCATCATCGAAGCCATCCAGGTAGCCAAGCTCTGGTAACGACTCAAAATCCTGCTCCCGTTAGCGCAGCTGCTGTGACTCCTCGAAGTTGAACAGCTCCAAGTTCTGAAGGCCCTTCAGCTTCTCCTGGGAAGGGTAACAGGGAGATCTGGGCACCCTTTGGACGTGTCCCACCTGGCCCCAGGAGCCGGCCTGCCCGCCTGCCTGCCCCACTGCCCTCAGCCTCACAAGGGGCTTCAGGGCTCCAGTGTCCTTGATGGGGTTGCAGCTGAGTCCCAGGTGGCTCAGGCCAGGCGTCCACTCCGCCAGCACCTCCAGGCCCCCACTGAAGCGGCTGTCACTCAGCACCCGCTGTAGGGCCAGATGGGCTGTCAGGGAACCCTGGGGCTCAGGCCCCCTGTgagctcccctcccccttctcagcCAGAAGCCTTGGAACCACAGCTGGGTGATCCTGGGGAAGACTCAACCTCTCTGCATCTCACTTTCTTACTCCTTAAAATGAGTGTCATGAATGCTCATCCTTTGGAGTTCTTGTGAGGATTCAaaagagggatggggagagagggagggggcttGGGAAATGTTCGCAGGTGGTTGACATCACTCCAACCACCAAGCCTGTGGCCGGCTGCCTGGGCCCTCTCAGGaacctggggaggaggtgggtcaaggggcccactttacagatagaGAAGGTGAGGCTAGGAGGGTAAGCTGAGCCCTGACTCTAGCCGGGCCCGGTTCCAAGTCACTGATTCTGCACCACCCCAGAAGCGGGGCACAGTTACCACTGATGAGAAAACCCAGGCAGTGAGGCCCAAAGGGCACTCTCCCCTTTTCCTGCACTCACAAGGCTCCTAGACACCCTTGGGAATATGGCTCTAGGCCCACCCCTTCCTGCATCTTCAGGGCTTGGTGTTCCATCTCCAGGGTACCAgggtcccccagcccctggagttTTCCCCATCAAGCCCCTCATTCAGCCACCCCCGAATCTAGGCAGTGCCAGTTCCCAGTCAGTCAGGACCTTCCCAGAGAGACCCAGGTATCTTGGTCCAGgtacctgcccccccccccaaccgtGTCACCCACAAAGATGCAACAGCCCCTCCCATGGGTACAGTGTGTCCATAGTCCCCCGTGGGCCCCTCGCTGCCCTCTGGAGCAAGCTGAAATTGCCCTGAGGCCTAGGGAGTTGGGTCACTCTGAAAACtgccccctaccctcaccccctcCCAACTCCCATCCAACCTTTGTCTGCTCGCCTGGGAAGTCTTACTGCTCCCACTGTCCCTTCTGGGCTCCTGCAGCCCCTGACCTCCCTCTGGCCAACCAAGCTGGGGGCCCCACAGAGggtccctccaccccaccccaactcCAGGATGCCTGAAAGCTGAGTCTTCTTAGGGCCCCGGCTCCGCCCAGCAGAGGGCGCCCAAGAGTGTCGGTCTGAAGGGAGAATGAATGAGGGGCCCGCGCATCCAAGCAGGCACCCACCTTGCACAGCCGCCCCAGAGCGGGCAGGTTGGCCTGAGACTGCAGGCTCACGTTGAACAGGCTGAGCCGCTCCAGGACCCAGACCTCGTCATcatccccagcctcctcctcggAGGCGGACCCACATCTGGAAATGTGACCCAGAGTGCATGTCTGTCCGTTCAAGGCCAGGGATGCACAGGCACAGAGGCTCCAGAATCCCCAAGCTGTGCTCTTAAGAGCAGACACAGGCAGAGTCATTGCCGACTGCTGTCTGTGGCCTTCATGGCAGAGGCGAGTGAAGGGCTGCTGGGAATGCAGTGCCCAGCCTCCGTCCCTGTCTCATCTGGATCTTTCTGGAAACTTCAATACATCTTTGCTATTCTTGGTGTGATCCTTGGACCAGCAGTATGGGCGTCACCTGGGATGTTTCAGAATCTGAGGCCCCACCTCAGACCCGAAGCACAACCCACACTTTCTCGGGGTCGCAGGGTGACTTGTGGGCACCAGTGCTCCTCAGCTGCACACTAGGAATCCCCCTGAGGGTGTGTAAGAAATCCCCAGGCTcaggccacaccccagaccaattaagtcagaatctcCAGGAgcttctgtctttctgtgaactCCTCAAAGGATCCCGGTGGCGTAGCCGAACTGAGAATCGGGGCTCTGCACTCTCCCACTGggtgttttctccctttctctgtgaGCCCAAGGTCACTGACCTCCTGGGGACCGAGCCCTGCCATCAGGGTCTCCCTTGTCTGGCCAGGCCTCGGGCCTCGCACCCTGCACCCTCACAGCTCTGATCTTGCCTACCACCTTCACCCCCTCTCTGCTGGCCTCCCAGCTGTCcccattttcctccctttcttgtCCTCTGGGAGCCTTGGACActcaccacccacccaccaccaAACGTGCCATCCCACCTGGGCCCTCGGCCCGTGTTAGGTCTGCCCCTGTAACAGAGAAGTCCTAAGTCCTGCTCAGAGCTGGAAATCAGACTGCAGGGAAGTGTTGAAATGAGGAAGGCGGACTGAGGCAACAAGAGCCAGCAGGAGGGCCTCACCAGTCAGGCTCGCTCGACTCCTGGGGTCTCACGGCCCAGAATTGGCCGTGCCCCTTCCCCGCTGAGAACTACCACTCCCCTCCTGCAGAGGCCCTGGGAGGGGTTGGCCTTGGCCTGCCTCTGTCGGCAGGAGGTCCTCAGGGCCTGGCATGAGTCCTTCCTGGAGTCCGGAGGTCAGCACACAGCAGGGcatggggtgggagtgagggggcCAGCAGAGTCGAGAAACGAGTGGCTGTTCGGAGTCTGCTGAGAAATGATGCACAAAGTGCAGTGCAGGACAGGAATTCAAGAAGCTCCCAGCAGGACCTGAAGACAGGCTGGGGCTGTCCCCCGCCCCTTCCTCTTCTGCCCTCCCCGCCTGGCCAGTAGACCCCACCCCGCGGGGCCCGTGGAGCAGAAGCTAGTCACTTCCTGAAGGCAGCGGCCCTGGCTCAGGTCCCACTCGCCCTGTGGCCCGTCACCCGCCTGCAGCCATGGTGAGTGAGCCCCCCAGCCCTGGGAGAGCCCCCCCACTGGCCGGAGGCAAGGGGTGCCACGGGTGGAAATTGGAAGGCATATTCCAAGAGCGGGGCGGCAGAGGGGCAGGCAGGTTTTCGGGGTTGTGACGGACAAACGCCCAGAGGTAGGAGGCAGGCAGGACCCACCTCCGGGACAGCTCAGGCTCTCGAGGGGCCTGTAGCAGAGGCTGAGGCTGCGACTAGAAGGGGGACGGGTGCCACTGCCCAGACgacccccccctccctccccccatgaaTAGCAACCTGATAACAGGCAGCCAGGGTGAGGGGCAGGGCCTTCCTGGGGGCAACAAAGTGGGTCACGCACATgctgcctgcccccaccccagcagcGCCCCAAGGCCTGACCTGCTGACCCCGACTTCTCTGGACCCCTGGGTCACCTGGGAGCCCTGCCCCAAGCCACCGGGTAGGGGGGGCTTCCACAGAGGCGTCTCAGGCCCCGGCACCTTTCCTTGTTCTCCGGATCAGGGCAGAGTGAGGCACGGGCAGGGGCAAAGTCCCCGAGGTcgtacccttcccctccccggtCTCCTCGACCCCAGGTGAAGCCAGGCCTGGGAGCTGTGGCAGGGCCACCTCTGGGGTGACTTGTCGGTCAGAGCAGGCCTGGCCTACTGGTGCCTCTCCTGTGTCCGTGACCAAGGATGTGGGGCTGGTCAAGACCGTACCTGGGACGGACTTCCTGTGCCAGGGCTGGTGCACGTGCCCATGCTCGGGGGCCTGCCTGCCGGTCCTGGTGGGCATCCCTGACCATCAGCCGGGTGTCTGGGACTGTGGGGCCCTGCCCTCAGGTTTGCCTCCAGGTCTCTCAGTGTCTCTCCACGTGCGTCTGTGTGAGAACGTGATGGTCAGACCGCATATGCCTGTCTCTGTGTCCTGTACATTCtttatttcaacaaatgatgACTGAGCATCTTAGCGCAGGCCAGGCACTGGGAAGACAGCAATGCACGAGACAAGCTGCTGCCCTCGGGGCGCTGACGGTCCacaggggctggggaaaggaggaggagagagaccaaaacaaaacaaaaaatcccacaaatagtcaagacacatttaaaaaacaagtattggaacttccccagcggtccagtggttaagactctgcacttccaatgcagggggcgtgggttcaatccctggtcaggagaactaagatcccacatgccatgcgagGCATGGCCACCGCCCCGCCCCTCCAAAAAAAACaagtattaagtaaaataaatagaatgataCAAGGTAGCAGGTACTAACTAAGAGAAACATCAGGCAGGTTGGGGAGGATAGAGAATACTGGGAAGGGGGAATCCAATCTTCTCTTTTTAATTAGGGTGGTCTGGGAGGAAGGCCTCTCTAATAAGGAATATGGGAGCAGAAacctggaagaggaggaggggaaggagaaccATGCGGTGGGgagagtgtcccaggcagagggcaggagatgggaggaggggaggccaaGGAGGTGACTGGGTAGGAGAGGTCGACTCTACCGTTCAGGGcctttgtgagatttttttttttttttaatttattcggctgcactgggtcttcgttgcggcacgcgggatctagttccctgaccagggatcgaacccgggcccccctgcGTTGGGGGTGCAGAGTCTtggccactggaccgccagggaagtccctcgtgaGATCTTTAGCTTCTActgtggggaaaggaaggaacaCGGCCAGATTTTGAGCAGAGGTGCACAAACCGACTCAAGGTTAACAGGTCTCCTCCAGCTGCTGTGAGGGGACTGACCAGGGATGGGGGcgcggggtcggggtgggggcggggggagcaggaGACCAAGGAGGAGCCTATTAAATGATCCAGGCAACAGGGGATGCTGCCTTCCCCAGGCGGGTTCCTCTGGGCCAGGACAGTGGTACAGGCggtgagaagtggttggattccggatgtattttgaaatgagaaaagaagGGCGGGGGACGGAGGAGGAGCTCGAGGACGCTCCCCTGactgagggggcggggcgggctgtGGGAGCAGCaggccccaggggccccaggagctCGGGTCCAGAGGGGGGTGAGGCTGGGTGCACATCCTGGTCCTGAGTGGTGAGGTCAGAGGGTGTGGTAGTTTAGGAGAGCCTGGGACTCGCCGGGAGGCTGGAGACACAAAAACGTGGGAGTCTATGGCCAACAGAGATGGCGGCCAAGGGCAGAAGGTGGGGGAGGAGCTAACTGAGCAGAAGCCAGGGGTAGGGGGTGCGTGTCCGTGACCATGTCCGCCTGTCCCACGTCCGTCTCTCCACCACCCGCATGTGTCTGAGTCCCTGCCTGACTCCGTGTCCCTTAGGGCAGTCATCAGGACTTTCGGAGCCTTCAAGCAAAGTTCCAGGCCTCTCAGCCCGAGACCGGCAAACTCCCCAAAGTATCCCCGAAGCCCGAGTTCAACAAACTCCTCAAAAAGTTTCCACAGCCTGAGCTCGGCGAGCACCCCAAGAAGCATCCCCTGCCCGAGTTCACTAATCTGCCCAAGAAGCCCTGCAAACTTGAGTTCAGTGAACTCTCCAAGAAGGTCCCACAGCTCAAGGCCACTCCATTCCCCAGCAAGCCCCTGCAGCCTGAGCTCAGCCACGGCCCCAGGCCCCCCGTAGGGCCCAAGTTCGGTGCATTCCCCAGGAAGTCCCAGCAGCCTGAGTCCAATGAGGCCACCCTGAAGCCCCCCCAGCCTGAGTTCAGTACCGTTCCCGAGAAGCCCCCGCAGCCTCAGGTCAGTGGTCTCCCTGAGAAGTCCCTGCCGCAGCCCGAGTCCACTGAGGTCCCCCCAACGCCCTCTTCAAAGCCTGAGTCCAGTGAGCCCCAGCCCCACTCCTCACAGCCCAACTTCAGTACAGTCCCCGGAAAGATGCCACAGCCTCCGCTGAGTGACCTCCCCGAGAAGCCCCCGCGGCCCGAGTGTGGTGACCTCCCCAGGACGTCCTCGGGGCCCGAGTGCGGCCTGCTCCCCAAGGAGTTTCTGCAGCCCGAGTGGCGGGGGCTGCCCTGCAACTTCTCGCAGCCCAAGCCCAGATCTCTGCCCAGGAAGCGTTCGCAGGCTGAGTTCCTCGGTGACCTCCCTAGAAAGCCTCCACTCCCTGGCTCCCGTTCAGAGAGCTCACTGCCCACTGCCGTTGCAGGCTCCAGCCCTAGGTTTCCACTCAGCCCAAGGTTTGGAGCCAGGCAGCAGAGATCAGGAGCCCTCGCTCGCGGTGGAGGCTCGAGGCTGGGCCTCAAACCTGGCCACCCACCCCGGCGGAGGCCTCTGCCCCCGGTCAACAGCCTGGGCGCCCCTCCAGCCAAGCCCCCACTTCCCCCAGGCCCCAGGGACGTCCAGAGATTTCGGAGGACCTTGGCAGCAGGCACAGGTGGGTGAGGGCGGCCCAGGCAGAAAGGAGGGGGTGGAggctccccgcctccccgcctcccctgcctccctcccgtTCTCATCTCTCCACAGCTCTGACGAGGAGCTCTTCTGCCAGCCTCCTCCACTTCCGGGCTCGACAGCCTGAAGACATCCCACAGTGAGTGTGGGGAGTCACGGGGTGCAGGCGTGGGTCACGGGACCGAAAGAGGCCCTCATCTCAGGTATCCCCGCAGGGACCCAGATGAGGCCTACGAGCTGTACGATGACGTGGAGCCCACAAACAACTCCAGACCCAGCCCCAAGGGCAGAGGTTTGTTGGTGACGGGGCCGGGCCCTCAGCCAGACCACTCTGCCAAGGCACCTGGGGAACATTTGTCACAAGGGTGTGTTCTGCCATGTTGCTAGCGTGAGGCCAAGTGGCAATCCATATCCCTGATGGATTGAAAGCAGCGCCAGGGGAcgaagcagagaggaggaggggcctTTCAGAAAGGTCACGCCAGCTCCTGGTGGGCGGAacaatgtgagtaagggcggccCAGAGGCCGGCAGCCTGACCAGGGTGTAGCCAGGGCAGGGGTGTGGGCCAGGGTGGTGACAGAAGACGTGGAGAGCAGTGGAAGAATCGGGTACAAAGCAGGAAGAGGACTTAGTGGTGCATCACCAGGGACAAGAGCAAGCGAGCTCATGACAGGGATGAGGCCCAAAAGTTGAGTCTGCACCTGAGTAAGGGACCCATGGTGTTGGAGGTGCCTGAGGGATGTCCAGGCAGGACTTGGGCCTGAactcagaggcaggggctggagacAGGGTGTGGCCGACCCTCCAGGTCTGCAGTCCCAggcaactctctctctctgtgctctGGGTTTCCAAGGacccttcttctctcccttccacacCTCTGCTCCTGGAGAGCAGGATGAAGGCCAAGCAGGCCCAGCCCGGGGATGATGCATTCACCAACCTCATGTGAAAACACCAACGGCTCCCATGCCAGCACTTCACCGAATGTGCACAGCCCACCACCCCCGAGGCAGTGTcctgcccattttacaggagTGGAAGCTTGAGGACAGgagaagtgacttgccccaggttGCACAGCCGATACACAGGAGCCCAGACCCTAGGCTCCCAGGCTGCTTCCCTGCTCTGTGTTTGGAAGGGTCTCCTGCAGGGGAACGTTTCATCAGAGGTGCCTTTGGGATCCCCAGCTACCGCTCCCTCCTCACCAGCCCACCCTCCAAAGTCTGCTGCCTCTACAGCTGTtactccttccccagccccttctGCTTCTCCTGGGCTTTCCCCAGGGGCTGCTTGCAACACCCGTTAGCACAGAGCTTCCTGACAGGGCCCCTCCTGCTTCCGCTCCAGTTAGGCTCTGTGGCTTGGGTCTGGGGGGCCGCTCTTGGGGATGTGGACGTGGGGAGGGAGCACCTCTGGCCACTCCACTTCCAGCAGCTCCGCAGGCAtggcccaccccttccccttccccaaccccaaGTAGACCAGGCACATCCCTCCCTCTGCTCACCATCCCAGCCACTGGACAACCGCCAGTCATTCTTCAAGGTTCCGACCCCATACCACATGCTTCCCCAGATCTCCCCCTTCTCGAGACACTAAGTGGGGCTC
It encodes:
- the PRAM1 gene encoding PML-RARA-regulated adapter molecule 1, giving the protein MGSHQDFRSLQAKFQASQPETGKLPKVSPKPEFNKLLKKFPQPELGEHPKKHPLPEFTNLPKKPCKLEFSELSKKVPQLKATPFPSKPLQPELSHGPRPPVGPKFGAFPRKSQQPESNEATLKPPQPEFSTVPEKPPQPQVSGLPEKSLPQPESTEVPPTPSSKPESSEPQPHSSQPNFSTVPGKMPQPPLSDLPEKPPRPECGDLPRTSSGPECGLLPKEFLQPEWRGLPCNFSQPKPRSLPRKRSQAEFLGDLPRKPPLPGSRSESSLPTAVAGSSPRFPLSPRFGARQQRSGALARGGGSRLGLKPGHPPRRRPLPPVNSLGAPPAKPPLPPGPRDVQRFRRTLAAGTALTRSSSASLLHFRARQPEDIPQDPDEAYELYDDVEPTNNSRPSPKGRDEVLSSQQPPRRLPQDQEPRKKGPQPQQLPPTDLKSLKQIRKAEKAEREFRKKFKFEGEIVIQTRMMIDPNAKTRRGGGKHLAIRRGEILEVIEFTSKEEMLCRDTKGKYGYVPRTALLPLETEVYDDVGSWDPVDNQPFPGGR